A genomic region of Mitsuaria sp. 7 contains the following coding sequences:
- a CDS encoding endonuclease V: MKLIVAVHFDGAQANAAAVAFEAWDAAEAEKTYVSRIAHVEKAVRGELDLRELPCVMQLLREHNLEPELVLIDGFVHLDADDTPGLGQHLYHALGGSVPVVGVSKKSLPGLSSQFEVMREEETPPLVVTCAGLDIGAAKVRLRSMHGRKRVPTLMKLAARLAKNAD, from the coding sequence ATGAAACTCATAGTCGCAGTTCACTTCGATGGCGCGCAGGCCAATGCCGCCGCCGTGGCGTTCGAGGCCTGGGATGCCGCCGAAGCGGAGAAGACCTACGTCTCGCGCATCGCCCATGTGGAGAAGGCCGTCCGCGGGGAACTCGACCTGCGGGAACTGCCCTGCGTGATGCAACTGCTGCGCGAGCACAACCTGGAACCCGAGCTCGTCCTGATCGACGGCTTCGTCCACCTGGATGCCGACGACACGCCGGGCCTTGGCCAGCACCTCTATCACGCACTGGGCGGCAGCGTGCCCGTCGTCGGTGTTTCGAAGAAGAGCCTGCCGGGCCTGTCGTCGCAGTTCGAGGTCATGCGCGAAGAGGAGACCCCGCCGCTGGTGGTGACCTGCGCAGGCCTCGACATCGGCGCGGCCAAGGTGCGGCTGCGATCCATGCACGGCAGGAAGCGCGTGCCGACGCTCATGAAGCTCGCCGCCCGCCTCGCGAAGAACGCGGACTGA
- a CDS encoding DUF6196 family protein, whose amino-acid sequence MVDISRETVEQTERRLRRVITQARLRVYPGTWAFEEFPLDSFATSVRPDALALVRDDAVWSQLVPSEDAGADLFGLFRFHFPAGADNSGFVGWLATHLKTRFGTGVFVTCGQNHGDGGIFDYWGVPAVLAESVIAEVQSLVNASASA is encoded by the coding sequence ATGGTCGACATCTCCCGCGAAACAGTTGAACAGACCGAGCGACGCCTCAGGCGCGTGATCACCCAGGCACGCCTGCGCGTCTATCCGGGAACCTGGGCGTTCGAGGAGTTCCCGCTCGACAGCTTCGCCACGTCCGTGCGGCCGGATGCTCTGGCACTCGTGCGCGACGATGCCGTCTGGAGCCAGCTCGTCCCCAGTGAAGACGCAGGAGCGGACCTCTTCGGTCTTTTCCGCTTCCACTTTCCTGCGGGCGCGGACAACAGCGGGTTCGTCGGCTGGCTCGCCACGCATCTCAAGACGCGCTTTGGAACCGGTGTGTTCGTCACCTGTGGACAGAACCACGGCGACGGCGGCATCTTCGACTACTGGGGCGTGCCCGCCGTGCTCGCGGAAAGCGTGATCGCGGAGGTGCAGTCCTTGGTCAATGCGTCCGCGTCAGCCTGA